A section of the Paracoccaceae bacterium genome encodes:
- the moaD gene encoding molybdopterin converting factor subunit 1, translating to MVEVVYFAWVRERIGIPRETVETGATTVADLVAELIAREARYEAAFADTTAIRVALDQELAEFDAPLKGVREVAFFPPMTGG from the coding sequence ATGGTTGAGGTTGTCTATTTCGCCTGGGTGCGTGAACGGATCGGGATTCCGCGTGAAACGGTCGAAACCGGGGCCACCACCGTTGCCGATCTTGTCGCCGAACTGATTGCACGCGAAGCCCGGTACGAAGCGGCCTTCGCTGACACCACAGCAATACGCGTTGCGCTGGATCAGGAACTTGCGGAATTCGATGCGCCGCTGAAGGGCGTGCGCGAAGTGGCCTTCTTTCCCCCGATGACCGGCGGTTGA
- a CDS encoding calcium/sodium antiporter, translating into MLAILSVVAGLVILLIGGDLLVRGAVNLALRLGVPALIVSLTIVAFGTSAPELLISVDSVLQGAGGLALGNVVGSNIANVLLVLGVPALVSRLATGDPETRHSYLIMLAVSVLFIAVCFFGPITWVAGLVLLAVLAVILTGQFRAARAHADAAPDDIELGDTHMPWPKIWLFLILGLIGLPLGAHLLVEGAVTLAEAFGVTDRIIGLTLIAIGTSLPELATTVVAALRRQADVALGNVIGSNLFNLLAIIGVTAMIGPIPVDPSFVRFDLWVMLAASLALAPFVFGWRNLTRRWGTLFLGLYVAYLILVVV; encoded by the coding sequence ATGTTGGCTATTCTGTCTGTCGTCGCCGGATTGGTGATCTTGCTGATCGGCGGAGATCTTCTGGTGCGCGGTGCGGTCAACCTGGCGCTGCGGCTGGGCGTTCCGGCGCTGATTGTCAGCCTGACGATTGTGGCATTCGGAACCTCGGCGCCTGAGCTTCTGATTTCGGTCGATTCGGTCCTTCAAGGGGCAGGAGGGCTGGCCCTGGGCAATGTTGTTGGTTCGAACATTGCCAACGTTCTGCTGGTGCTGGGTGTTCCAGCGCTGGTGTCGCGGCTGGCCACCGGCGATCCGGAAACGCGCCACAGCTATCTGATCATGCTGGCGGTATCGGTGTTGTTCATCGCGGTCTGTTTCTTCGGGCCGATCACCTGGGTGGCCGGGCTGGTCCTGTTGGCGGTTCTGGCCGTAATTCTGACAGGGCAGTTCCGCGCCGCCCGCGCCCATGCCGACGCTGCGCCCGATGATATCGAACTGGGTGACACGCATATGCCCTGGCCAAAAATCTGGCTGTTCCTGATCCTCGGGTTGATCGGTCTGCCACTGGGTGCGCATTTGCTGGTCGAAGGTGCGGTCACACTGGCAGAAGCTTTCGGCGTCACCGACCGCATCATCGGCCTGACCCTGATCGCCATCGGCACCTCGTTGCCCGAACTAGCGACCACCGTGGTTGCGGCCCTGCGCCGACAGGCGGATGTCGCGCTGGGCAATGTGATCGGATCGAACCTGTTCAACCTGCTTGCGATCATCGGCGTGACGGCAATGATCGGGCCGATCCCGGTGGACCCGTCTTTCGTGCGCTTTGATCTGTGGGTGATGCTGGCAGCCTCACTTGCGCTGGCCCCGTTCGTCTTCGGCTGGCGCAACCTGACGCGGCGCTGGGGCACGCTGTTTCTTGGCCTCTATGTCGCGTACCTGATACTGGTTGTTGTATGA
- the pgsA gene encoding CDP-diacylglycerol--glycerol-3-phosphate 3-phosphatidyltransferase produces MRLTIPNILTILRLIAAPGIVFLFLWLPRPWADMAALVLFGFAALTDWIDGHLARRWAQVTKLGTMLDPIADKAMVVIALLVISVLTGIDPVPGIAGFDALIIIPATLIVFREVFVSGLREFLGDTAGTLKVTRIAKWKTAMQMIAISVLLAQGIAAHYLGMWTWGMDVDMAQAVLAGEVEDTLGIRLMYYANLIFAWGGLMLLWLAAILTLLSGADYFRKALPYLQED; encoded by the coding sequence ATGCGGCTGACGATCCCGAATATACTGACAATTCTGCGCCTGATTGCCGCGCCCGGCATCGTGTTTCTGTTCCTGTGGCTGCCGCGCCCCTGGGCCGATATGGCTGCACTGGTGCTGTTCGGCTTTGCCGCCCTGACCGATTGGATCGACGGGCATCTTGCGCGCCGCTGGGCGCAGGTGACAAAGCTTGGAACAATGCTGGACCCGATCGCAGACAAGGCGATGGTCGTGATCGCGCTGCTGGTCATTTCGGTTCTGACGGGTATCGACCCGGTGCCCGGCATTGCCGGGTTCGATGCGCTGATCATCATCCCCGCCACGCTGATCGTGTTTCGCGAGGTCTTCGTTTCAGGCTTGCGAGAGTTCCTTGGCGACACGGCCGGGACGCTGAAGGTCACCCGGATCGCCAAATGGAAAACCGCGATGCAGATGATCGCGATCTCGGTGCTTCTGGCGCAGGGGATCGCGGCGCATTACCTTGGCATGTGGACCTGGGGCATGGACGTTGACATGGCGCAGGCCGTTCTGGCGGGCGAGGTTGAAGATACGCTGGGCATCCGCCTGATGTACTACGCGAACCTGATCTTCGCCTGGGGCGGGCTAATGCTGCTCTGGCTGGCAGCGATACTGACGCTTCTGTCGGGTGCAGATTATTTCCGCAAGGCGCTGCCCTATTTGCAGGAAGATTGA
- a CDS encoding SDR family oxidoreductase, translating to MKRALVTGASARLGRAMTLSLAKAGWDVAVHYASSEAQARAVAAEVDEQGQHAVTMKADLSDEAQVQSLINRATDGLGGPLSLLINNAAAFDHDTIRTADLDSWTKHMGINLHAPFVLCQNFAEQAPKAVLDAQDEPVAQAAIINIIDQRVRKLTPHFMTYTLAKSALWTLTQTAAQGLAPDIRVNAIGPGPTLIGSRESDSHFALQRAGTVLERGSDVEDVTGAMHYLIGAKSVTGQLICTDGGQHLAWKTPDIEARK from the coding sequence ATGAAACGTGCATTGGTCACCGGGGCTTCGGCCCGTCTGGGTCGTGCCATGACCTTGTCGCTGGCCAAGGCAGGCTGGGACGTGGCCGTGCATTATGCCTCGTCCGAGGCGCAGGCGCGTGCCGTCGCCGCTGAGGTGGACGAACAGGGCCAGCACGCCGTCACCATGAAGGCGGACCTGTCGGATGAAGCGCAGGTTCAATCGCTGATCAACCGCGCCACGGACGGTCTGGGCGGGCCGCTAAGCTTGCTGATCAACAATGCGGCGGCCTTCGATCACGACACGATCCGGACGGCTGATCTGGACAGCTGGACCAAACACATGGGTATCAACCTGCACGCGCCGTTCGTTCTGTGCCAGAACTTTGCCGAACAGGCCCCGAAAGCGGTACTTGATGCGCAGGATGAACCGGTCGCCCAGGCCGCAATCATCAACATCATCGACCAGCGGGTTCGAAAACTGACACCCCACTTCATGACCTACACGCTGGCAAAATCCGCACTGTGGACACTGACCCAGACCGCCGCACAGGGGCTGGCCCCGGACATCCGGGTGAACGCAATCGGCCCGGGCCCGACCCTGATCGGATCGCGGGAAAGTGACAGCCACTTTGCCCTTCAACGGGCCGGAACCGTGCTTGAGAGGGGCTCGGATGTTGAGGATGTGACAGGCGCGATGCATTATCTGATAGGCGCGAAATCGGTCACCGGGCAGCTGATCTGCACCGATGGGGGCCAGCATCTGGCCTGGAAAACCCCCGATATCGAGGCGCGGAAATAG
- the uvrC gene encoding excinuclease ABC subunit UvrC: MTTEANSSDQKVTGHRLIAGYLRTLDGSPGVYRMLDTKGAVLYVGKARNLKARVSSYARPTGHSPRIARMIRDTASMMFLTTRTETEALLLEQNLIKQLKPRYNVLLRDDKSFPNIVVAKDHAFPQIKKHRGAKKQKGDYYGPFASAGAVNRTLNQLQKVFLLRSCSDADYEGRTRPCLLYQIKRCSAPCVGHIDEAAYGALVRDAEQFLQGRTTRVQGDLAKQMEAASADLEFERAAALRDRIKALTQVQQAQGINPANVTEADVIGLHTDGGQACVQVFFIRANQNWGNRDYYPRTGSGASKAEIMEGFVGQFYENKDPPRQIILSDGFDDMELMAAALTEKAGRKVELLLPQRGEKAELVAGALRNARESLARKMSETATQGRLLKGLAEAFDLGDPPRRIEVYDNSHISGSHAVGAMIVAGAEGFEKGQYRKFNIKDETLTPGDDFGMMKEVLTRRFKRLLKEDPDRKAGTWPDLLLIDGGAGQVSAVQQIMTEMGVTDIAMIGVAKGEDRDAGKEEFHRTGKRPFALRRGDPVLYFLQRLRDEAHRFAIGTHRAKRAKAIGATPLDEVPGVGATRKRALLAHFGSAKAVARAGLADLKAVEGVSGTLAETIYDFFHARG; this comes from the coding sequence ATGACGACCGAGGCAAACAGCAGCGACCAGAAGGTTACCGGCCACCGGCTTATCGCGGGGTATTTGCGCACGCTTGATGGTTCGCCCGGGGTGTACCGGATGCTCGATACCAAGGGTGCGGTGCTTTATGTCGGCAAGGCGCGCAACCTGAAGGCGCGGGTCAGCAGCTATGCCCGCCCGACCGGACACAGCCCCCGGATTGCGCGGATGATCCGCGACACCGCCAGCATGATGTTCCTGACGACGCGCACGGAAACCGAGGCGCTGTTGCTGGAACAGAACCTGATCAAGCAGCTGAAACCGCGCTACAACGTGCTGCTGCGCGACGACAAGTCGTTCCCGAACATCGTTGTCGCCAAGGATCACGCCTTTCCACAGATCAAAAAGCATCGCGGCGCAAAGAAGCAGAAGGGCGATTACTACGGTCCCTTCGCCAGCGCCGGGGCGGTGAACCGGACACTGAACCAGCTGCAGAAGGTGTTCCTGCTGCGGTCCTGTTCTGATGCGGATTACGAAGGGCGCACCCGGCCTTGCCTGCTGTACCAAATCAAACGCTGCAGCGCACCCTGTGTCGGCCATATCGACGAAGCCGCCTATGGCGCGCTGGTCCGCGATGCCGAGCAGTTTCTGCAAGGGCGCACCACCCGCGTGCAGGGCGATCTGGCCAAGCAGATGGAGGCCGCCAGCGCCGATCTGGAATTCGAACGCGCCGCCGCACTGCGTGACCGGATCAAGGCGCTGACACAGGTGCAGCAGGCGCAGGGGATCAACCCGGCCAACGTGACTGAGGCTGACGTGATCGGGTTGCACACCGACGGCGGGCAAGCCTGCGTGCAGGTGTTCTTCATCCGCGCCAACCAGAATTGGGGCAACCGCGATTATTATCCGCGCACCGGGTCTGGGGCCTCCAAGGCCGAGATCATGGAAGGCTTCGTCGGTCAGTTCTACGAAAACAAGGATCCGCCGCGACAGATCATCCTGTCAGACGGTTTCGACGACATGGAGCTGATGGCCGCGGCGCTGACCGAAAAGGCCGGGCGCAAGGTCGAATTGCTCCTCCCCCAACGCGGCGAGAAGGCCGAGCTGGTGGCGGGCGCACTCAGGAATGCCCGCGAAAGCCTGGCGCGCAAGATGTCCGAAACCGCGACCCAAGGCAGGTTGCTGAAAGGTCTGGCCGAGGCCTTCGATCTGGGCGATCCACCGCGCCGGATCGAGGTTTACGACAACTCCCACATTTCCGGCAGTCACGCGGTCGGGGCGATGATTGTGGCGGGGGCCGAGGGGTTCGAGAAGGGCCAGTACCGCAAATTCAACATCAAGGACGAAACCCTGACCCCCGGCGACGATTTCGGGATGATGAAAGAGGTTCTGACCCGCCGCTTCAAACGCCTGCTAAAGGAAGACCCGGATCGCAAGGCGGGCACCTGGCCCGACCTGCTGCTGATCGATGGCGGCGCCGGGCAGGTCAGCGCCGTACAGCAGATCATGACCGAAATGGGCGTGACCGACATCGCGATGATCGGTGTTGCCAAGGGCGAGGACCGCGATGCGGGCAAGGAAGAATTCCACCGCACCGGCAAACGGCCATTCGCCCTCAGGCGCGGTGATCCGGTCCTCTATTTCCTGCAGCGACTACGGGATGAGGCGCACCGCTTTGCCATCGGCACCCACCGCGCCAAACGCGCCAAAGCCATCGGTGCCACCCCGCTGGATGAGGTTCCCGGCGTCGGCGCGACCCGCAAACGCGCCCTGCTGGCGCATTTCGGATCCGCCAAGGCGGTGGCGCGCGCCGGGCTGGCGGATCTCAAAGCGGTCGAGGGGGTATCGGGGACACTTGCCGAAACAATCTATGACTTCTTCCATGCGCGGGGCTGA
- a CDS encoding NAD-dependent epimerase/dehydratase family protein, translating into MRKPPFPPGTRVLVTGTAGFIGYHLARTLLDDGFRVHGYDGMTDYYDVALKRRRHAMLLQSEGFSATEAMLEDADSLRNIVAEFAPDVIVHLAAQAGVRYSLENPRAYVDANLVGTFNVMEVARELKVAHLLMASTSSIYGANTEMPYGETHKADLPLTLYAATKKAAEGMSHSYAHLWNIPTTMFRFFTVYGPWGRPDMALFKFVDAISKGQPIDVYNHGEMWRDFTYVDDLARAIRLLIDVVPVRLDDATQIDPGESLSPVAPWRVVNIGNSDKVRLSDFIDAIEAELGCKAQRNLMEMQMGDVPATWADASLLQHLTGYRPNTDIATGIAQFVAWYRDWSAHS; encoded by the coding sequence ATGCGAAAGCCTCCATTTCCGCCCGGTACACGGGTTCTTGTCACCGGTACTGCCGGATTTATCGGATATCACCTTGCCCGGACCCTGCTGGACGATGGGTTTCGGGTGCACGGGTATGACGGGATGACGGATTACTATGACGTCGCCCTGAAACGGCGCCGCCATGCCATGTTGCTGCAATCCGAAGGGTTTTCGGCCACGGAAGCGATGCTGGAAGACGCCGACAGCCTGCGGAATATCGTGGCCGAGTTTGCCCCCGATGTGATCGTCCACCTCGCCGCGCAAGCCGGGGTTCGTTACAGCCTTGAAAACCCGCGCGCCTATGTCGATGCCAATCTGGTCGGCACTTTCAATGTGATGGAGGTCGCGCGGGAACTGAAAGTGGCGCACCTCCTCATGGCGTCAACCAGCAGTATTTACGGCGCGAATACCGAAATGCCCTACGGCGAAACGCATAAGGCCGACCTGCCGCTGACGCTGTATGCGGCGACCAAGAAAGCGGCCGAGGGGATGAGTCATTCTTATGCCCACCTGTGGAACATTCCGACCACGATGTTCCGGTTTTTCACCGTCTACGGCCCTTGGGGCCGGCCCGACATGGCCCTGTTCAAATTTGTCGACGCGATCAGCAAGGGCCAGCCGATCGACGTCTACAATCACGGCGAGATGTGGCGCGATTTCACTTATGTTGACGATCTAGCACGCGCGATCCGTCTGCTGATTGATGTCGTGCCAGTGCGCCTTGATGATGCCACGCAGATCGACCCGGGTGAAAGCCTCAGCCCGGTTGCGCCCTGGCGGGTCGTGAACATCGGCAATTCCGACAAGGTGCGCCTGTCCGACTTCATCGACGCGATCGAGGCCGAGCTTGGCTGCAAGGCCCAGCGAAACCTTATGGAGATGCAGATGGGCGATGTCCCGGCCACATGGGCCGATGCCAGTCTGTTGCAGCACCTTACCGGGTATCGCCCGAATACGGACATCGCCACAGGCATCGCCCAATTCGTTGCATGGTACCGCGACTGGTCTGCGCACAGCTGA
- a CDS encoding cycloisomerase encodes MFGTQVISDLVVHCVHIPARAVHSHGSGDVSGINVAVLELTTDTGLTGWGEASPWPVFTGTLEGAAAALHTHLRPHLIGADPILVERHMAMADRVLIGHPEAKAALECALLDLTGQICGLPIAELVGGRHRDAIPMSFSVANPDFDADLADIEALVADDVRILKLKTGFSDHAFDLMRLEALRDIYGDKLSLRIDYNQGLPAYDAIRCIRDLEAFRPTFVEQPVKMHERAALAAITAAVDVPIMADESVFNPVQAVEGAAMRIADIFSLKIMKSGGIRRAQEVAAIARAAGIEVYGGCMFETGIAHAAGAHLMAAVPDLKLGCEFYMPTYYAADDLLADPFPVHKGQVQVPTGPGLGVVVDRDKLAAYRTDHLT; translated from the coding sequence ATGTTCGGCACGCAGGTGATCAGCGATCTTGTGGTTCATTGCGTCCACATCCCGGCGCGTGCCGTGCATTCGCACGGGTCGGGCGATGTGTCCGGGATCAACGTCGCGGTGTTGGAGCTGACGACCGATACCGGGTTGACGGGCTGGGGCGAAGCGTCGCCGTGGCCTGTGTTTACCGGCACGCTTGAAGGCGCCGCCGCCGCGCTGCACACCCATTTGCGCCCCCATCTGATCGGGGCCGACCCGATCCTGGTTGAGCGTCACATGGCGATGGCAGACAGGGTACTGATCGGCCATCCTGAGGCCAAGGCCGCATTGGAATGCGCCTTGCTGGACCTGACCGGGCAAATCTGCGGCCTGCCGATTGCCGAACTTGTCGGTGGCAGGCACCGGGACGCGATCCCCATGAGTTTTTCCGTCGCCAACCCTGATTTCGACGCCGATCTTGCGGATATCGAGGCTTTGGTCGCGGACGATGTACGCATTCTGAAACTAAAAACCGGCTTCAGCGATCACGCCTTCGATCTGATGCGGCTTGAGGCGCTGCGCGACATTTACGGCGATAAACTCAGCCTCAGAATCGACTACAATCAAGGCCTGCCAGCCTATGATGCGATCCGTTGCATCCGCGATCTGGAGGCGTTCCGCCCCACGTTCGTCGAACAGCCCGTCAAGATGCACGAACGCGCCGCGCTGGCGGCGATCACGGCGGCGGTGGACGTGCCGATCATGGCAGATGAATCGGTGTTCAACCCCGTCCAGGCCGTCGAAGGCGCGGCGATGCGGATTGCCGACATATTCTCGCTCAAGATCATGAAATCGGGCGGCATCCGGCGCGCGCAGGAGGTTGCGGCGATTGCCCGTGCCGCCGGGATCGAGGTTTATGGCGGCTGCATGTTCGAAACCGGGATCGCCCATGCCGCGGGCGCGCATCTGATGGCTGCCGTGCCTGACCTGAAACTGGGCTGCGAATTTTATATGCCGACGTATTATGCCGCTGACGATCTGCTGGCTGATCCGTTTCCGGTTCACAAGGGGCAGGTGCAGGTGCCGACCGGCCCCGGGCTGGGGGTGGTGGTGGATCGCGACAAACTGGCGGCGTATCGGACGGATCATCTGACCTGA
- a CDS encoding S49 family peptidase: protein MKHLIPFTKKPPLVAVIRLQGTIAASGAPNALNDAGTSAMIERAFKRGKPKAVALVINSPGGSPAQSSLIAARIRRLAAEKGVPVVAFVEDVAASGGYWLATAADEIFADSNSILGSIGVVSAGFGFPEFLSRHGIERRVHTAGKSKTMLDPFRAEKPADVKRLKALQEQIHQGFIAQVKTRRGTRLADDPELFTGEIWVGDAAREVGLIDGIGHLVPVMKSRFGDDVRFATYQRRRPLLGRLTAQVVGDVSASIEDRAAYARFGL from the coding sequence ATGAAACACCTGATACCTTTCACCAAAAAACCGCCCCTTGTCGCTGTGATCCGGCTGCAAGGCACGATCGCAGCCAGTGGCGCGCCGAACGCGCTGAATGATGCAGGCACGTCGGCCATGATTGAACGGGCCTTCAAACGCGGCAAGCCAAAGGCCGTGGCGCTGGTCATCAACTCGCCCGGCGGCTCTCCGGCGCAATCGTCTCTGATTGCGGCACGTATCCGGCGGTTGGCGGCCGAAAAAGGCGTGCCGGTGGTGGCCTTCGTCGAAGACGTCGCCGCCTCGGGCGGCTATTGGCTGGCCACGGCTGCGGATGAGATATTTGCCGACAGCAACTCGATCCTCGGGTCAATCGGCGTCGTGTCGGCCGGGTTCGGCTTCCCCGAGTTTCTGTCGCGCCATGGTATCGAGCGGCGCGTGCACACGGCGGGCAAGTCCAAGACCATGCTGGATCCGTTCCGTGCCGAGAAACCGGCAGACGTGAAGCGGCTGAAGGCGCTGCAGGAACAGATCCATCAGGGATTTATTGCGCAGGTGAAGACCCGGCGCGGTACCCGGCTGGCCGACGATCCCGAGCTTTTCACCGGCGAGATCTGGGTCGGCGATGCGGCGCGCGAGGTTGGCCTGATCGACGGTATCGGCCATCTGGTGCCGGTGATGAAGTCCCGCTTTGGCGACGATGTCCGATTTGCAACCTACCAACGCCGCCGCCCTTTGTTGGGGCGTCTGACGGCGCAGGTTGTGGGTGATGTCAGCGCGTCGATTGAAGATCGTGCCGCCTATGCGCGTTTCGGCCTCTAA
- a CDS encoding molybdenum cofactor biosynthesis protein MoaE, giving the protein MSVRVQSDPFDAGAELTAFSGTVPGAGAVVSFTGIVRGDNDLAALEIEHYPAMTQSAIEAMVAEARSRWSLSGCLVIHRHGTLAVGEAIMMVATAAPHRRAAFEAADFLMDYLKSRAPFWKKEIGPEGAAWVAAKDSDEDDLNRW; this is encoded by the coding sequence ATGTCGGTTCGGGTGCAAAGCGACCCGTTTGATGCCGGGGCCGAGCTGACAGCGTTTTCAGGCACGGTTCCCGGCGCGGGGGCCGTCGTCTCGTTCACTGGTATCGTTCGCGGTGACAATGATCTGGCGGCGCTGGAGATCGAGCATTATCCGGCCATGACGCAATCGGCGATCGAGGCAATGGTTGCCGAGGCGCGCAGCCGCTGGTCGCTGAGCGGGTGTCTGGTAATCCACCGCCATGGGACGCTGGCGGTGGGCGAAGCAATCATGATGGTCGCCACTGCCGCGCCGCATCGTCGCGCGGCTTTCGAGGCTGCGGATTTCCTGATGGATTACCTCAAATCCCGCGCGCCGTTCTGGAAAAAGGAAATAGGCCCGGAAGGCGCGGCCTGGGTCGCGGCCAAGGACAGCGATGAGGATGATTTGAACCGGTGGTGA
- a CDS encoding ATP-binding cassette domain-containing protein: protein MTPIVKIEQVTKTYDGGHQALKGVSLDIAQGEILALLGPNGAGKTTLISIICGIVNATGGTISFGGHDTRSDFRAARRMIGLVPQEVNLEPFEKVINTVRFSRGLFGRAPDPAHLEKVLRQLSLWDKRDAKIMELSGGMKRRVLIAKALAHEPRVLFLDEPTAGVDVELRKEMWNTVRELQADGVTIILTTHYIEEAEAMADRIGVIAKGEILLVEDTAALMNRMGKKEMRIEVQSPLDAIPDALAEYALDRSDDGSALTYSYDTRGERTGITRLLADLQSAGIALRDVQTKQSSLEEIFVDLVREESP from the coding sequence ATGACCCCCATCGTGAAAATTGAACAGGTGACCAAGACCTATGACGGCGGTCATCAGGCGTTGAAAGGCGTCAGCCTTGATATTGCGCAGGGCGAAATCCTGGCGCTTCTGGGGCCCAACGGGGCCGGCAAGACGACGCTGATCTCGATCATCTGTGGGATCGTGAATGCGACGGGCGGGACAATCTCGTTCGGCGGGCATGACACGCGCAGCGATTTTCGCGCGGCGCGGCGGATGATCGGACTTGTCCCGCAAGAGGTGAACCTTGAACCATTCGAGAAGGTGATCAACACCGTGCGGTTTTCGCGCGGGCTGTTTGGACGGGCGCCGGATCCCGCACATCTTGAAAAAGTGCTGCGGCAGCTGTCCCTGTGGGACAAGCGCGACGCGAAGATTATGGAGTTGTCTGGCGGCATGAAGCGCCGGGTGCTGATCGCCAAGGCGCTGGCACATGAACCGCGGGTGCTGTTCCTGGACGAGCCCACCGCCGGTGTCGATGTCGAGCTTAGGAAAGAAATGTGGAACACGGTGCGCGAATTGCAAGCCGACGGTGTCACTATCATCCTGACCACCCATTACATCGAAGAGGCCGAAGCAATGGCCGACCGCATCGGCGTCATCGCTAAGGGAGAGATCCTGCTGGTCGAAGACACCGCCGCCCTGATGAACCGGATGGGCAAGAAGGAAATGCGGATCGAGGTGCAATCACCGCTGGACGCAATTCCCGATGCGCTCGCAGAATATGCGCTGGACCGCAGCGATGATGGCAGCGCGCTGACCTATTCCTACGACACACGGGGGGAACGGACCGGCATCACCCGCCTGCTGGCCGACCTGCAATCCGCCGGGATCGCCTTGCGCGACGTGCAGACCAAACAGTCGAGCCTTGAAGAAATATTCGTCGATCTTGTGCGCGAGGAAAGCCCATGA
- a CDS encoding ABC transporter permease, translating to MNLYAIIAIYRFEMARFFRTIWQSMVSPVISTSLYFVVFGAAIGSRIQEVEGISYGAFIVPGLIMLSVLTLSMTNASLGIYFPKFIGTIYELLSAPVSFVEICIGYVGAAATKSLIIGLIILGTSFLFVPIEILHPVWMLTFLVLTCLTFSLFGFIVGIWAKSFEQLNLIPMLVITPLVFLGGSFYSITMLPPFWQNVTLFNPVVYLISGFRWSFFGQADVAIWISLLAILGFFALCLTVIAWIFRTGWRIRS from the coding sequence ATGAACCTTTATGCCATCATCGCCATCTACCGCTTCGAAATGGCCCGTTTTTTCCGCACCATCTGGCAAAGCATGGTGTCGCCTGTGATCTCGACCTCGCTCTATTTCGTGGTCTTCGGCGCCGCCATCGGCAGCCGCATTCAGGAGGTTGAGGGGATATCCTATGGCGCCTTCATAGTGCCCGGTCTGATTATGCTGTCGGTCCTGACCCTCAGCATGACCAACGCCAGCCTTGGCATCTATTTTCCCAAGTTCATCGGCACGATTTATGAATTGTTGTCGGCCCCAGTGTCTTTCGTAGAGATCTGCATCGGCTATGTCGGGGCAGCGGCCACCAAAAGCCTGATTATCGGGCTGATCATCCTGGGAACCTCGTTCCTGTTTGTTCCGATCGAGATTCTGCATCCGGTCTGGATGCTGACGTTTCTGGTGCTGACCTGTCTGACCTTCAGCCTGTTCGGCTTTATCGTTGGCATCTGGGCGAAGTCCTTCGAGCAGTTGAACCTTATCCCGATGCTGGTAATCACGCCTTTGGTCTTCCTGGGCGGTTCGTTCTATTCGATCACCATGTTGCCGCCATTCTGGCAGAACGTGACCCTGTTCAACCCGGTGGTTTACCTGATCTCGGGGTTCCGTTGGAGCTTCTTCGGGCAAGCCGATGTGGCAATCTGGATCAGCCTGCTGGCAATCCTGGGTTTCTTTGCCTTGTGCCTGACGGTGATCGCCTGGATCTTCCGCACCGGCTGGCGCATTCGGTCGTAG